One region of Maylandia zebra isolate NMK-2024a linkage group LG10, Mzebra_GT3a, whole genome shotgun sequence genomic DNA includes:
- the LOC101463669 gene encoding organic cation/carnitine transporter 2 isoform X1 encodes MRDYAETIGFLGQWGRFQQIVFFSLVATIMPNGFGAFTLVFLTDTPSHHCLVSGINLTEDWRKSVIPIKEVDGKQELSRCSRYRLDVVRNLSAQGYIPGRDVNLTDLEEEGCVDGWSYSKDIYESTIVSEFDLVCSNQWKQPFTSTVFFVGGLLGSFLSGQLSDRYGRKPVLFAALALQTVFTFAQVFSGSWIMFLIILFINGLGQMSNFVAALVLGSEVLTGKVRVLYSSLGTCLGFAIGYMILPLLAYFLRDWKSLSLALSLPCVAYVPFWWFMPESPRWLLSRGRVEEAEAIIRTAAKWNKVQAPRIICEDCGTEKMQTHSKEHYNVFDLLRQSTMRATTLILCFVLFTMIVGYYSLSFNTAQLHENPYISCFISAVVEIPAYISSWMALLYLPRRLSVILTLVFGAVPLYLIQLVPDDLSNLALALEMLGKYSITTGSSLMFAYTAELYPTVLRNTATGISNTVSRIGSCIAPLLLSLGMYYKYLPYIILGSLAVVAAFAALFLPESFKKPLPETIEQMQRRERVKCPCLTRNMTPVPVVPMDSSL; translated from the exons ATGAGAGATTATGCTGAAACCATTGGTTTTCTGGGGCAGTGGGGACGTTTCCAGCAAATTGTCTTCTTCTCGCTCGTTGCCACCATTATGCCAAATGGATTTGGTGCTTTCACTCTCGTTTTTCTGACTGATACACCGAGTCATCACTGCCTGGTATCTGGTATCAACCTCACTGAAGACTGGCGTAAAAGTGTCATCCCAATCAAA GAGGTGGATGGGAAACAGGAGCTGAGCAGATGCAGCAGATACAGGTTGGATGTGGTCAGAAATCTCTCTGCTCAGGGATACATTCCTGGCAGGGATGTCAACCTTACAGACCTGGAGGAGGAGGGCTGTGTAGATGGGTGGAGCTATAGCAAAGACATCTATGAATCCACTATAGTTTCTGAG TTTGACTTGGTGTGCAGTAACCAATGGAAGCAGCCGTTCACATCTACTGTTTTCTTCGTGGGAGGACTCCTTGGATCGTTCTTGTCAGGCCAGCTGTCAGACAG ATATGGCAGAAAACCCGTTCTTTTTGCAGCTTTGGCACTACAGACAGTTTTCACCTTTGCTCAAGTCTTTTCTGGTTCATGGATTATGTtcctcatcatcctcttcatcaaCGGTTTGGGACAGATGTCCAACTTTGTGGCTGCTCTTGTGTTGG GTTCTGAGGTCTTAACTGGCAAAGTGCGTGTCCTTTACTCATCTTTGGGCACATGTCTAGGCTTTGCTATTGGATACATGATACTTCCACTCTTAGCATACTTTTTAAGGGACTGGAAATCACTGTCATTGGCTTTATCTTTGCCTTGTGTGGCCTACGTCCCCTTTTGGTG GTTTATGCCAGAGTCTCCCCGGTGGTTGCTTTCTCGAGGCAGAGTTGAGGAAGCCGAGGCCATTATAAGAACTGCTGCTAAGTGGAACAAAGTTCAAGCTCCGAGGATCATCTGTGAAGACTGTGGT ACAGAAAAGATGCAGACACACTCCAAGGAGCATTACAATGTCTTTGACCTGCTGAGGCAGAGCACCATGAGAGCCACAACActcatcctctgctttgtgTT GTTCACTATGATTGTTGGCTACTATAGCCTGTCTTTCAATACAGCACAACTCCATGAAAACCCCTACATCAGTTGCTTCATCTCAGCAGTTGTAGAGATTCCAGCATACATTTCCAGCTGGATGGCTCTGCTATACCTTCCACGACGCCTGTCTGTGATCCTTACGTTGGTCTTCGGAGCCGTGCCACTCTACCTGATTCAACTTGTTCCAGATG ATCTATCAAATCTGGCTCTTGCACTGGAAATGCTGGGTAAGTATTCAATCACGACCGGTTCCTCCCTGATGTTCGCCTACACCGCAGAGCTTTACCCAACAGTGCTCAGAAACACAGCAACGGGGATAAGCAATACTGTTTCCAGAATTGGAAGTTGCATTGCCCCTTTATTGTTAAGTCTGG GTATGTATTATAAGTATCTACCTTATATTATATTGGGGAGTCTGGCTGTTGTGGCTGCCTTTGCAGCTCTTTTCCTTCCAGAGAGTTTTAAGAAACCTCTTCCTGAAACTATTGAACAAATGCAAAGACGAGAAAG GGTGAAGTGCCCATGTCTTACAAGAAATATGACGCCTGTACCTGTGGTACCAATGGACAGTTCACTATGA
- the LOC101463669 gene encoding organic cation/carnitine transporter 2 isoform X2, which translates to MRDYAETIGFLGQWGRFQQIVFFSLVATIMPNGFGAFTLVFLTDTPSHHCLVSGINLTEDWRKSVIPIKEVDGKQELSRCSRYRLDVVRNLSAQGYIPGRDVNLTDLEEEGCVDGWSYSKDIYESTIVSEFDLVCSNQWKQPFTSTVFFVGGLLGSFLSGQLSDRYGRKPVLFAALALQTVFTFAQVFSGSWIMFLIILFINGLGQMSNFVAALVLARFMPESPRWLLSRGRVEEAEAIIRTAAKWNKVQAPRIICEDCGTEKMQTHSKEHYNVFDLLRQSTMRATTLILCFVLFTMIVGYYSLSFNTAQLHENPYISCFISAVVEIPAYISSWMALLYLPRRLSVILTLVFGAVPLYLIQLVPDDLSNLALALEMLGKYSITTGSSLMFAYTAELYPTVLRNTATGISNTVSRIGSCIAPLLLSLGMYYKYLPYIILGSLAVVAAFAALFLPESFKKPLPETIEQMQRRERVKCPCLTRNMTPVPVVPMDSSL; encoded by the exons ATGAGAGATTATGCTGAAACCATTGGTTTTCTGGGGCAGTGGGGACGTTTCCAGCAAATTGTCTTCTTCTCGCTCGTTGCCACCATTATGCCAAATGGATTTGGTGCTTTCACTCTCGTTTTTCTGACTGATACACCGAGTCATCACTGCCTGGTATCTGGTATCAACCTCACTGAAGACTGGCGTAAAAGTGTCATCCCAATCAAA GAGGTGGATGGGAAACAGGAGCTGAGCAGATGCAGCAGATACAGGTTGGATGTGGTCAGAAATCTCTCTGCTCAGGGATACATTCCTGGCAGGGATGTCAACCTTACAGACCTGGAGGAGGAGGGCTGTGTAGATGGGTGGAGCTATAGCAAAGACATCTATGAATCCACTATAGTTTCTGAG TTTGACTTGGTGTGCAGTAACCAATGGAAGCAGCCGTTCACATCTACTGTTTTCTTCGTGGGAGGACTCCTTGGATCGTTCTTGTCAGGCCAGCTGTCAGACAG ATATGGCAGAAAACCCGTTCTTTTTGCAGCTTTGGCACTACAGACAGTTTTCACCTTTGCTCAAGTCTTTTCTGGTTCATGGATTATGTtcctcatcatcctcttcatcaaCGGTTTGGGACAGATGTCCAACTTTGTGGCTGCTCTTGTGTTGG CCAGGTTTATGCCAGAGTCTCCCCGGTGGTTGCTTTCTCGAGGCAGAGTTGAGGAAGCCGAGGCCATTATAAGAACTGCTGCTAAGTGGAACAAAGTTCAAGCTCCGAGGATCATCTGTGAAGACTGTGGT ACAGAAAAGATGCAGACACACTCCAAGGAGCATTACAATGTCTTTGACCTGCTGAGGCAGAGCACCATGAGAGCCACAACActcatcctctgctttgtgTT GTTCACTATGATTGTTGGCTACTATAGCCTGTCTTTCAATACAGCACAACTCCATGAAAACCCCTACATCAGTTGCTTCATCTCAGCAGTTGTAGAGATTCCAGCATACATTTCCAGCTGGATGGCTCTGCTATACCTTCCACGACGCCTGTCTGTGATCCTTACGTTGGTCTTCGGAGCCGTGCCACTCTACCTGATTCAACTTGTTCCAGATG ATCTATCAAATCTGGCTCTTGCACTGGAAATGCTGGGTAAGTATTCAATCACGACCGGTTCCTCCCTGATGTTCGCCTACACCGCAGAGCTTTACCCAACAGTGCTCAGAAACACAGCAACGGGGATAAGCAATACTGTTTCCAGAATTGGAAGTTGCATTGCCCCTTTATTGTTAAGTCTGG GTATGTATTATAAGTATCTACCTTATATTATATTGGGGAGTCTGGCTGTTGTGGCTGCCTTTGCAGCTCTTTTCCTTCCAGAGAGTTTTAAGAAACCTCTTCCTGAAACTATTGAACAAATGCAAAGACGAGAAAG GGTGAAGTGCCCATGTCTTACAAGAAATATGACGCCTGTACCTGTGGTACCAATGGACAGTTCACTATGA